One Phycisphaeraceae bacterium DNA window includes the following coding sequences:
- a CDS encoding DUF4007 family protein, with the protein MNAHPSIQSIAFSGHESFPLRFAWPTKAVRNCTHDPAIFNKPDAVVQLGVGKNMVRSMRHWAYRAGLIEPIGNDRRGGQYGATELGTLVFGDDGEDPYMEDPATSWLIHWQLCAHARRSPTTWLYVFNGLREPSFTVDEVVDALWRVGEEAGAKKLSRNTIERDVKCLVRSYTSAEADRKISQEDTYDSPLVDLGLLYREPKSDRLVLDRSARPTLPVGIVAFAVASFWSGTADSLSFEQLAYADGSPGQVFKLSENALVEYLEQLYDATSGNYAFDYTAGLRQVFRRKVTEPLSILRNYYANSREIANAS; encoded by the coding sequence ATGAACGCCCACCCGTCCATCCAGTCGATCGCGTTCTCCGGCCACGAGAGCTTTCCGCTCCGCTTCGCGTGGCCGACCAAGGCAGTGCGAAACTGCACGCACGACCCGGCGATCTTCAACAAACCTGATGCAGTCGTGCAGCTCGGCGTAGGAAAGAACATGGTGCGCTCGATGCGGCATTGGGCGTACCGCGCGGGTCTCATTGAACCAATCGGGAACGATCGGCGTGGCGGTCAGTACGGGGCCACAGAGCTCGGCACACTCGTGTTCGGTGACGACGGCGAGGATCCCTACATGGAGGATCCCGCCACGTCGTGGCTCATCCATTGGCAGTTGTGCGCACACGCGCGGCGATCTCCTACGACATGGCTTTACGTCTTCAACGGACTTCGCGAACCATCTTTTACGGTGGATGAAGTCGTCGACGCCCTCTGGCGCGTGGGGGAGGAAGCCGGCGCGAAGAAGCTGAGTAGAAACACGATCGAGCGCGACGTGAAGTGCCTTGTGCGGTCGTACACATCCGCCGAAGCGGACCGGAAGATCTCACAAGAGGACACATACGACTCGCCACTCGTCGATCTCGGGCTGCTGTATCGAGAGCCAAAGTCGGACCGCCTCGTGCTCGATCGGAGCGCTCGGCCGACCCTACCAGTCGGGATCGTCGCCTTCGCGGTTGCCTCATTCTGGTCCGGGACCGCTGATTCCCTCTCGTTTGAGCAACTCGCGTACGCGGACGGAAGCCCCGGGCAGGTGTTCAAGCTCTCCGAGAACGCGCTCGTTGAATACCTTGAACAGCTATACGACGCCACCTCCGGCAACTACGCGTTCGACTACACCGCTGGCTTGCGTCAAGTGTTCCGCCGGAAAGTGACCGAGCCATTGTCGATCCTCCGGAACTACTACGCCAATTCTCGGGAGATTGCCAATGCCTCGTAG
- a CDS encoding DUF1254 domain-containing protein, translating to MNLFIHKLALTTLAVAGLCVAPCHAQVKTTKDETQQIAEEALIYGFPMVMGYGIMYEYAVDTKSDQFKAPFNQIFNTARVYTPKDTAVVTPNSDTPYSFVWADLRAEPLVLSVPEVDKGRYYSVMLADLYSCNYGYIGSRATGNGAGTYMIAGPSWTGETPMGIDKVFRSETDFSLVLYRTQLFGPDDIDNVKKVQAGYKVQTLSAFQGKPAPAKAPDIQWMKIDKASAEADPFAFLGFILQFCPATGTASVEKPLRERFSRIGIEAGKPFPLESLTPEQKQAVIAGMKSGMEKIKQKVATLGKNENGWRVGGAQGDRAFYKGDWTLRAAAAMAGIYGNDEVEALYPLLSTDSEGNKPDCSKNRYTLTFPKGQLPPVHAFWSVTMYDAKTQLLINNPINRYLINSPMLPGMKTNADGSLTIYVQKDSPGKDKESNWLPAPDGPIYVAMRLYWPKSEAITGSWQPPALTPVK from the coding sequence ATGAATCTGTTCATTCACAAGCTTGCGTTGACCACCCTCGCCGTTGCTGGACTCTGTGTCGCCCCGTGCCACGCCCAAGTCAAGACGACGAAGGACGAGACTCAGCAGATCGCCGAGGAGGCCCTCATCTACGGATTCCCCATGGTGATGGGCTACGGCATCATGTACGAGTACGCCGTCGATACTAAGTCCGACCAGTTCAAGGCGCCCTTCAATCAGATCTTCAACACGGCGCGCGTGTACACGCCAAAGGACACGGCGGTGGTCACTCCCAACAGCGACACCCCGTACTCGTTCGTGTGGGCCGATCTGCGGGCGGAGCCCCTCGTTCTGAGCGTGCCGGAAGTGGATAAGGGCCGTTACTACTCCGTGATGCTGGCGGACCTGTACAGCTGCAACTACGGCTACATCGGCAGCCGCGCCACCGGCAACGGCGCGGGGACCTACATGATCGCAGGGCCGAGCTGGACGGGTGAGACACCGATGGGCATCGACAAGGTCTTCCGCAGCGAGACGGACTTCTCGCTGGTGCTCTACCGCACGCAGCTCTTCGGGCCGGATGACATCGACAATGTGAAGAAGGTGCAGGCCGGCTACAAGGTCCAGACGCTCTCGGCGTTTCAAGGCAAGCCCGCTCCGGCGAAGGCCCCTGACATCCAGTGGATGAAGATCGATAAGGCGTCGGCCGAGGCCGACCCGTTCGCGTTCCTGGGCTTCATCCTCCAGTTCTGCCCCGCCACGGGGACGGCGTCGGTGGAGAAGCCGCTGCGCGAGCGCTTCTCCAGGATCGGCATCGAGGCCGGAAAGCCATTCCCGCTGGAGTCGCTTACGCCGGAGCAGAAGCAGGCGGTGATCGCGGGCATGAAGAGCGGCATGGAGAAGATCAAGCAGAAGGTGGCGACGCTCGGGAAGAACGAGAACGGTTGGCGCGTGGGCGGCGCGCAGGGCGACCGCGCCTTCTACAAGGGCGACTGGACGCTCCGCGCGGCCGCAGCCATGGCCGGCATCTACGGCAACGACGAGGTGGAGGCGCTCTACCCGCTTCTCTCCACCGACAGCGAAGGGAACAAGCCTGATTGCAGCAAGAACCGGTACACGCTGACCTTCCCCAAGGGGCAGCTTCCCCCGGTGCATGCGTTCTGGTCGGTCACCATGTACGACGCCAAGACGCAGCTGCTCATCAACAACCCCATCAATCGCTACCTCATCAATTCGCCCATGCTGCCCGGCATGAAGACGAATGCTGACGGTTCGCTCACCATCTATGTCCAGAAGGACTCCCCCGGAAAGGACAAGGAGTCGAACTGGCTTCCTGCCCCGGACGGCCCGATCTATGTGGCAATGCGTCTCTACTGGCCGAAGTCCGAGGCCATCACGGGATCGTGGCAGCCGCCGGCGCTGACGCCGGTGAAGTGA
- the tnpB gene encoding IS66 family insertion sequence element accessory protein TnpB, producing MGATRADRLKILYWDRDGYALWYKRLEAGTFRLPRADEAASIELRASELAMLLDGVDLRSLKRSAVLSPRRHQIKVPKLSSCG from the coding sequence TTGGGTGCGACTAGAGCGGATCGCCTCAAGATCCTCTACTGGGATCGCGACGGCTACGCGCTCTGGTACAAGCGGCTCGAGGCGGGCACCTTCCGTCTGCCTCGCGCCGACGAAGCCGCATCGATCGAGCTGCGCGCGAGCGAGCTGGCGATGCTGCTCGACGGCGTCGACCTGCGGAGCCTGAAGCGCTCTGCGGTCTTGTCCCCGCGACGCCACCAAATAAAAGTGCCAAAACTGTCTTCTTGTGGCTAG
- a CDS encoding type II toxin-antitoxin system HipA family toxin, translated as MSTVAEVRLWGSSIGAVSVNGPGEIATFEYSADFRRSGIEVAPLMMPLDQQIYSFPDLPKESFHGLPGMLADALPDTFGSAVIDAWLAAKGRLPQDIDAVERLCYTGTRGTGALEFKPAHGPQSRKSTVLEVDSLVTLASDVLSNRENLQASFADPHKEHALREILRVGASAGGARAKAVIAWNPATNEVRSGQVKAPSGFEYWLMKFDGVTNNKDRDLDDPQGFGAIEYAYSLMAKDAGIRMSECRLFEENGRRHFMTRRFDRLDDGEKLHMQSLGAMAHFDFNNPSSHSYEQALAVIRRLGLPMDAVEEQFRRMVFNVIARNQDDHVKNIAFLMDKRGSWSLSPAFDVMYAYNPSGTWTARHQMSLAGKREGFTLEDLKAVADTASMKRGRAETIAREVATAVSRWREFASTAEVAPRQIDMIAGVHRLDLVRAMA; from the coding sequence GTGAGCACAGTTGCCGAGGTCCGCCTTTGGGGAAGTTCGATCGGCGCGGTGTCCGTGAACGGGCCCGGGGAGATCGCGACCTTCGAGTACTCCGCCGACTTTCGGCGGAGCGGGATCGAGGTCGCGCCGTTGATGATGCCGCTCGACCAGCAGATCTACAGCTTTCCCGACCTGCCCAAGGAGTCGTTTCACGGGCTGCCGGGAATGCTCGCCGATGCGCTGCCCGACACATTCGGCAGCGCCGTGATCGACGCGTGGCTCGCCGCGAAGGGGCGACTGCCGCAGGACATCGACGCAGTCGAGCGCCTGTGCTACACCGGGACACGCGGGACCGGGGCGCTGGAGTTCAAGCCCGCTCACGGGCCACAAAGCCGCAAGTCGACCGTGCTGGAAGTGGACTCGCTGGTGACACTCGCCTCCGATGTGCTCAGCAACCGAGAGAACCTCCAGGCGTCATTCGCCGACCCGCACAAGGAACACGCCCTGCGCGAGATTCTCCGCGTCGGTGCATCCGCAGGCGGTGCCCGCGCCAAGGCCGTCATCGCCTGGAACCCCGCCACGAATGAGGTTCGCTCGGGTCAGGTCAAGGCCCCGAGCGGCTTCGAGTACTGGCTGATGAAGTTCGATGGTGTCACCAACAACAAGGACCGCGACCTCGACGACCCGCAGGGGTTCGGCGCGATCGAGTACGCCTACTCGCTCATGGCCAAGGACGCGGGCATCCGGATGTCTGAGTGCCGACTCTTCGAGGAGAATGGACGGCGCCACTTCATGACTCGGCGCTTCGACCGGCTCGACGACGGTGAGAAGCTCCACATGCAGTCGCTGGGTGCGATGGCGCACTTCGACTTCAACAACCCGTCTTCGCACTCCTACGAGCAGGCCCTTGCCGTCATCCGCCGACTCGGCCTGCCGATGGACGCCGTCGAAGAGCAGTTCCGGCGGATGGTCTTCAATGTGATCGCTCGCAACCAGGACGATCATGTCAAGAACATCGCCTTCCTCATGGACAAGCGCGGGAGTTGGTCGCTCTCGCCGGCCTTCGATGTCATGTATGCATACAACCCGTCGGGCACATGGACCGCGCGCCATCAGATGAGCCTGGCGGGCAAGCGAGAGGGCTTCACGCTCGAAGACCTCAAGGCGGTGGCGGACACGGCTTCGATGAAGCGTGGCCGCGCTGAAACGATCGCTCGCGAGGTCGCGACCGCGGTCTCGCGGTGGAGGGAGTTTGCGTCCACGGCCGAGGTCGCTCCCAGGCAGATCGACATGATCGCCGGCGTGCACCGGCTCGATCTAGTTCGTGCCATGGCCTAG
- the proC gene encoding pyrroline-5-carboxylate reductase, which produces MSHTTLALLGCGNMGLAIVSGAVHRGLLRPECVIGIDPLPEARSRAAELGIMVSGEPTEALSAERLLLAVKPQSFDALARTLASDGRRTGDDRVREVISVMSGWTRAKIGTLLGHRDGAARVIRAMPNLPATVGRGVTAIAAESSAPGAAADDSFAATLFRSVGEVVFVPESMLDAVTAVSGSGPAYLFLLAESMLAAAHDLGFDEETARTLVVGTLDGAVALLRDRGRPPAEIRAEVTSRGGTTEAATALWMERGVPQAMVEAILAAAARARELGHGPRT; this is translated from the coding sequence GTGAGCCACACGACCTTGGCGCTTCTGGGATGCGGCAACATGGGGCTGGCCATCGTGAGCGGCGCCGTGCATCGGGGACTTCTCCGGCCGGAGTGCGTGATCGGCATCGATCCGCTTCCCGAGGCGCGCTCCCGCGCGGCGGAACTCGGGATCATGGTGAGCGGCGAACCCACCGAGGCGCTCTCAGCCGAGCGCCTGCTGCTGGCGGTGAAGCCGCAGTCGTTTGATGCACTTGCGCGGACCCTGGCCTCTGACGGACGAAGGACCGGCGACGATCGCGTGCGCGAGGTGATCTCGGTCATGAGCGGGTGGACGCGCGCGAAGATCGGCACGCTCCTGGGTCATCGGGATGGCGCGGCTCGCGTGATTCGCGCCATGCCGAACCTTCCAGCCACCGTCGGTCGCGGCGTGACTGCGATTGCCGCAGAGTCGAGCGCTCCCGGTGCGGCTGCCGACGACTCCTTTGCCGCGACGCTCTTTCGGTCCGTGGGCGAGGTGGTCTTCGTTCCCGAGTCGATGCTCGATGCCGTCACGGCCGTGAGCGGATCGGGGCCGGCGTACCTCTTCCTGCTGGCCGAGTCGATGCTCGCTGCCGCGCACGACCTTGGCTTCGACGAAGAGACCGCGCGGACGCTGGTGGTCGGCACGCTCGATGGCGCCGTCGCCCTGCTCCGCGATCGGGGGCGACCACCGGCTGAGATCCGCGCCGAGGTCACCAGCCGCGGCGGAACAACGGAGGCAGCCACCGCCCTTTGGATGGAGCGGGGCGTTCCACAGGCGATGGTGGAGGCGATCCTTGCCGCCGCAGCCCGCGCAAGGGAACTCGGGCATGGGCCGAGGACTTAG
- a CDS encoding phosphoadenosine phosphosulfate reductase family protein: MSDPNPPRHIISLSGGKDSTALAIYMRDRLTDVEYVFSDTDKELPETYEYLDKLEAYLGKPITRLRSEHGFDHWLRVYGGYLPSARMRWCTKVLKIRPFERYIGEDEVYMYIGIRADEDRGGYRPTKPNIHPVYPFIEAGFNLADIHRILEESGISFPAYYSWRTRSGCYFCFYQQRHEWLGLKENHPELFELAKSYEKPDAKDGLGYTWSEREALAAIEDPARQAEIKRKLDERRQSVRTADSKKLLHILGQDDDEADPLPCSFCHV; the protein is encoded by the coding sequence ATGAGCGACCCCAACCCCCCTCGGCACATCATTTCGCTCTCCGGCGGCAAGGACAGTACCGCGCTAGCCATCTACATGCGGGACCGGTTGACCGATGTCGAGTACGTCTTCTCGGACACGGACAAGGAGCTGCCGGAGACGTACGAGTACCTCGATAAGCTCGAGGCCTACCTTGGGAAGCCGATCACGCGCCTGCGCTCTGAGCACGGCTTCGATCACTGGCTCCGCGTCTACGGAGGCTATCTACCCTCCGCCCGCATGCGATGGTGCACCAAGGTGCTTAAGATCCGGCCGTTTGAACGGTACATCGGTGAGGATGAGGTCTACATGTACATCGGCATCCGCGCCGATGAGGACAGGGGTGGCTATCGACCGACCAAGCCGAACATCCACCCTGTATATCCGTTCATCGAGGCTGGCTTCAATCTTGCAGACATTCATCGCATTCTCGAAGAGAGTGGCATCAGCTTTCCAGCATACTACTCCTGGAGGACTCGGTCGGGCTGTTACTTCTGCTTCTACCAACAGCGCCATGAGTGGCTCGGCCTGAAGGAGAATCATCCAGAGCTGTTCGAACTCGCCAAGTCATACGAAAAGCCGGACGCGAAGGACGGACTGGGTTATACCTGGTCAGAGCGAGAGGCGCTTGCCGCCATTGAAGACCCGGCGCGCCAGGCAGAGATCAAACGGAAGCTGGACGAGCGACGCCAGTCGGTTCGCACGGCTGACTCGAAGAAGCTGTTGCACATCCTGGGTCAGGACGACGACGAGGCCGACCCATTGCCATGTTCATTCTGCCACGTCTGA
- a CDS encoding helix-turn-helix transcriptional regulator, protein MTDAAVLTELGDRLSRLRLQRNLTQAQLAREAGVSKRTLIRLESGESSQVTNLIRVVRALGLLGNLDAFVPPPLPSPIAQLRSRARERRRASPATKKRGPPTKWTWGDDSSKAVRGSGEP, encoded by the coding sequence ATGACGGATGCAGCGGTCCTGACGGAGCTTGGGGATCGCCTCTCACGGCTCCGTCTCCAGCGCAACCTCACTCAGGCGCAGCTGGCCCGCGAGGCGGGAGTTTCCAAGCGCACCCTGATCCGCCTGGAGAGCGGCGAGTCGAGTCAGGTCACCAACCTCATCCGCGTGGTCCGCGCGCTGGGCTTGCTCGGCAATCTCGACGCGTTCGTTCCGCCGCCCCTCCCAAGCCCCATCGCGCAACTGCGCTCGCGAGCCAGGGAACGCCGTCGCGCGTCGCCCGCGACGAAGAAGAGAGGGCCGCCAACCAAGTGGACATGGGGAGACGATTCGTCAAAGGCGGTGAGGGGGAGCGGAGAGCCGTGA
- a CDS encoding ABC transporter permease subunit → MTQTFAILLDAYRELNHRRLFWIALGLSGLVVAAMAAVGINDQGLVLLVWTVEVPGLNSSVLPPHIFYKSIFAALGVGIWLTWVATILALITTAGIIPDLVASGSIDLAVSKPISRARLFMTKFVGGLLFSTLQVTIFTAASFFVIGVRGGVWEPWLFLAIPLVVLFYSYLYSFCALIGVLTRSTVASLLITILFWAICGLLWIAFTGINTGRIANELNIASIERIKEERVRDRGDRADLSRLDSDLERALSWQPFWERASGLSLWAVTPLPKTAATIDLLQLRLVRMADLPESPEASQPSPFAGGRVKQRDLERAIESWQREFTPTWVVGTSLAFEAVILFLACWIFARRDY, encoded by the coding sequence ATGACGCAGACCTTCGCCATTCTGCTCGATGCCTACCGGGAGCTCAATCACCGGCGCCTCTTCTGGATTGCGCTTGGGCTCTCGGGGCTTGTGGTGGCCGCGATGGCTGCCGTCGGAATCAACGATCAGGGGCTGGTGCTGCTGGTCTGGACCGTGGAGGTTCCTGGTCTGAACAGCTCGGTACTTCCGCCTCACATCTTCTACAAGTCGATCTTCGCGGCGCTCGGAGTGGGCATCTGGCTCACATGGGTGGCCACGATTCTCGCGCTCATCACCACCGCCGGCATCATTCCCGACCTGGTGGCGAGCGGCTCCATCGACCTCGCGGTCTCGAAGCCCATCAGCCGCGCCAGACTCTTCATGACCAAGTTCGTGGGTGGTCTTCTCTTCAGCACGCTGCAGGTGACGATCTTCACGGCAGCGAGCTTCTTTGTCATTGGTGTGCGAGGCGGGGTCTGGGAGCCGTGGCTCTTCCTGGCCATTCCTCTGGTGGTCCTTTTCTACAGCTACCTCTATTCGTTCTGTGCACTCATTGGCGTGCTCACCCGAAGCACGGTGGCCAGTCTTCTCATCACGATTCTCTTCTGGGCCATCTGCGGACTTCTCTGGATCGCCTTCACGGGCATCAACACGGGAAGGATTGCCAACGAGCTCAACATCGCCTCCATCGAGCGCATCAAGGAGGAGCGCGTGCGCGATCGAGGTGACCGCGCCGACCTGTCGCGCCTGGACAGCGACCTTGAGCGAGCGCTCTCATGGCAGCCCTTCTGGGAGCGCGCGAGCGGCCTCTCGCTCTGGGCGGTCACGCCGCTGCCGAAGACGGCTGCAACGATCGACCTGCTTCAGCTCCGGCTGGTGAGGATGGCCGATCTTCCCGAGTCGCCGGAAGCGAGTCAGCCGAGTCCCTTCGCCGGTGGACGCGTGAAACAGCGCGACCTTGAGCGTGCGATCGAGTCGTGGCAGCGCGAGTTCACGCCGACCTGGGTTGTGGGCACGAGCCTGGCGTTCGAGGCGGTGATCCTCTTCCTGGCCTGCTGGATCTTCGCGCGAAGGGATTACTGA
- a CDS encoding ABC transporter ATP-binding protein, with protein sequence MSELALDLRSVSKTYRGRVHALREVALAVPRGSVFGLLGPNGAGKSTLVKILTTVVHPTRVEGALLGEPIGRKSVLARVGYLPEHHRFPPYLTGRQLVEHFGAMARVPRSLRRRRAAELLEVVGMRDWADRRTTTYSKGMQQRTGIAMALVNDPAFVILDEPTDGVDPVGRREIRELLQRMRDEGRTVFLNSHLLGEVEMVCDRVAIMLQGRVVRDGTIESLTAASRRYEVHFSRLEITSLEQGERAHAVEVIGELRRLALPQGSAEEVQPIIDALRQRGAIITAVREVRDSLEEMFVRAVSDPTTGAAPPPGASLGASPGASPAPPPAPPPGASPGARTSRP encoded by the coding sequence ATGAGCGAGCTCGCTCTGGACCTTCGTTCGGTTTCGAAGACCTATCGGGGTCGGGTTCACGCATTGCGGGAAGTCGCCCTGGCGGTCCCGCGCGGCAGTGTGTTCGGCCTCCTGGGACCCAACGGCGCAGGGAAGAGCACGCTCGTCAAGATTCTGACCACGGTGGTCCATCCCACGCGGGTAGAGGGCGCCCTGCTGGGCGAGCCGATCGGCCGCAAGTCCGTGCTGGCGCGGGTTGGCTACCTGCCGGAGCACCATCGGTTTCCGCCGTACCTCACGGGCCGCCAGCTCGTGGAGCACTTTGGTGCCATGGCCAGGGTGCCAAGGTCCCTGCGCCGCCGCCGCGCCGCGGAGCTCCTTGAAGTCGTCGGCATGCGCGACTGGGCTGACCGTCGGACGACCACCTACAGCAAGGGCATGCAGCAGCGCACCGGCATCGCGATGGCGCTCGTCAACGATCCGGCGTTCGTGATCCTCGACGAGCCCACGGACGGGGTCGACCCCGTGGGTCGCCGCGAGATCCGCGAGCTGCTTCAGCGCATGCGCGACGAAGGGCGCACGGTGTTCCTGAACAGCCACCTGCTGGGCGAAGTTGAGATGGTCTGCGATCGCGTGGCCATCATGCTTCAGGGGCGCGTGGTGCGTGACGGCACCATCGAGTCGCTCACCGCGGCGTCGCGCCGCTACGAGGTTCACTTTTCTCGCCTTGAGATCACCTCGCTCGAGCAGGGCGAGCGGGCGCATGCGGTCGAGGTGATCGGAGAGTTGAGGCGCCTCGCGCTTCCACAGGGGAGCGCCGAGGAGGTGCAGCCGATCATCGATGCACTTCGGCAACGCGGGGCCATCATCACGGCCGTGCGCGAAGTGCGCGATTCGCTGGAAGAGATGTTCGTTCGCGCCGTCAGCGATCCCACCACCGGGGCAGCGCCGCCACCCGGGGCGTCACTCGGGGCGTCACCCGGGGCGTCACCCGCGCCACCACCCGCGCCACCACCCGGGGCGTCACCCGGAGCGAGGACCTCCCGCCCATGA
- a CDS encoding ATP-binding protein, with product MVSNQSSSVASSPVPLIAADKALLSLRSSGHDYCSAVGEVVDNSLQANANTVRVRVFTTKKKIGKNKKATEVVERIAVGDDGDGMDFDTLHNCLKLGFSTRYNDRTGMGRFGVGAKMGGISQAKRIDVWSRQTAADRWLHTYIDLDEVEAGEMQHIPAPEASSELPEGCDDLPGDHGTLVVWSKPDRIEESESGGGRRADTVRTDMVRYIARTFRKFLDSGRVIEFDGDLVYPHDPLYLMTTTRFHQDGQSDPVSVVRVSETIEFPVPSDPSRTSSVEVTLTLLPKEFRQDRGTGGNEFAKERRVPENEGVSILRAEREIFNGYLPGVQPSLEGRPIDRFIGKEIRFEPELDECFHVRNVKKGAEPIEGLRDKLRDVIHKSIGTLRQEIRQHFDEVEKQRLQDEGLHAEAERVAAETQRTARKPKAGKNTTPEEREKEIDKAAESITKEVPEEQRPAKKAQAKAKIEHQPITLLPESWPGSEFIEVKHLGSNAIVRLNMRHPFYTDVYAKLISMEKDDGDEQTKELARLIRNGIDLLVVGYARAEGQYEDPGVFDSLRTNWGLELRDLIQHWRKKQ from the coding sequence ATGGTGTCAAATCAGAGCAGCAGTGTCGCGTCCTCCCCAGTTCCGCTCATCGCGGCCGACAAGGCCCTCCTCTCGCTCCGATCGTCGGGACACGACTATTGCAGCGCCGTTGGCGAGGTCGTCGACAACAGCCTGCAGGCGAACGCGAACACAGTCCGCGTCCGCGTCTTCACCACGAAGAAGAAGATCGGCAAGAACAAGAAGGCTACCGAAGTCGTGGAGCGGATCGCCGTGGGCGACGACGGCGACGGCATGGACTTCGACACGCTCCACAACTGTTTGAAGCTCGGCTTCTCGACGCGCTACAACGACAGGACAGGAATGGGGCGGTTCGGCGTCGGCGCCAAGATGGGTGGAATCTCGCAGGCGAAGCGCATCGACGTGTGGAGCCGTCAGACTGCAGCGGATCGGTGGCTGCATACTTACATCGATCTCGATGAGGTGGAAGCCGGCGAGATGCAGCACATCCCCGCCCCCGAGGCCAGTTCGGAACTCCCGGAGGGGTGTGACGATCTGCCCGGCGACCACGGCACTCTGGTCGTGTGGTCCAAGCCCGATCGCATCGAAGAGAGCGAGTCCGGCGGCGGCCGGCGCGCCGATACGGTCCGCACGGACATGGTTCGCTACATCGCGAGGACGTTCCGAAAGTTCCTCGACAGCGGAAGGGTGATCGAGTTCGACGGCGACCTCGTGTACCCGCACGACCCGCTCTACCTCATGACGACCACCCGGTTCCACCAGGACGGTCAGTCCGACCCGGTATCGGTGGTTCGGGTGAGCGAGACGATCGAATTCCCCGTCCCCAGCGACCCGTCCCGTACCTCGTCAGTTGAGGTGACTCTCACTCTTCTGCCGAAGGAGTTCCGCCAGGATCGTGGTACTGGTGGCAATGAGTTCGCCAAGGAACGGCGCGTCCCGGAGAATGAAGGCGTGTCGATCCTCCGGGCCGAGCGCGAGATCTTCAACGGCTATCTCCCGGGCGTGCAGCCTTCTCTGGAAGGCCGCCCGATCGATCGGTTCATCGGCAAGGAGATTCGGTTCGAGCCCGAACTCGACGAGTGCTTCCATGTCCGGAACGTCAAGAAGGGTGCCGAGCCGATCGAGGGCCTGCGCGACAAGCTCCGCGACGTCATCCACAAGTCGATCGGGACTTTGCGGCAGGAGATCCGCCAGCACTTCGACGAGGTAGAGAAGCAGCGCCTTCAAGACGAGGGCCTTCACGCCGAGGCCGAGCGTGTGGCCGCGGAGACGCAGCGTACCGCACGGAAGCCGAAGGCCGGCAAGAACACGACGCCCGAGGAGCGCGAGAAGGAGATCGACAAGGCGGCGGAGTCGATCACAAAGGAAGTGCCCGAGGAGCAGCGCCCCGCGAAGAAGGCACAGGCAAAGGCAAAGATCGAGCACCAGCCGATCACCCTCCTCCCGGAGTCGTGGCCCGGGAGCGAGTTCATCGAGGTCAAGCACCTGGGCTCCAATGCCATCGTCCGCCTGAATATGCGGCACCCCTTCTACACGGACGTCTACGCCAAGCTCATCAGCATGGAGAAGGACGACGGCGATGAACAGACGAAGGAATTGGCTCGTCTCATCCGCAACGGGATTGACCTCTTGGTGGTCGGCTACGCCCGCGCTGAGGGTCAGTACGAGGACCCGGGCGTCTTCGATAGTCTGCGCACCAACTGGGGCCTCGAACTTCGCGATCTGATCCAGCACTGGCGCAAGAAGCAGTGA